One genomic window of Gemmatimonadota bacterium includes the following:
- the mrdA gene encoding penicillin-binding protein 2 has protein sequence MSAWESWQLSERAGRAQAVLALIFLILGGAFFKAQVVDGAQFRLASEGSRLRPIPLPAPRGEIFDRNGLLIAENVPGYSIRLLATGEDSLRSVLTRLRAFVPADSVDVEKVVRRWRKTPYEPVLVFASGEFGIVSTLEEHRAAIPGLVIQAEPSRRYPDSTAVAHLVGYVSEVSERELESGNFPNARQGEVVGKNGLEVEYDSILRGRQGIRYVEVTAKGRTIRDRGVSGSIRPQAGASLKTTIDLPLQRFVDSMWRAALPGKNGALLAMTPQGEILAYISFPSYDPNDFVGGIDAPTYSLLANDPNRPLFDRVIQATYPPASPWKLATAAMGLRRGLVTMDTHMRTSCNGGFQFGNRNFRCWKRDGGHGSLTLAQAIATSCDVYFYQLGLMLDRDPLLDDGASMGFGERSGVDLEREKAAGFPTVKSYIRKSGGTSWSRGELLNLAIGQGRNVQTLVGMTSFYAALATDGVRRAPFMVRRRTAAKSWDLGLKPEQLQGLRSALAAVVDIGTAAASGGRELKVAGKTGTGQFPPQKDLGWFIGYAPADAPKIVVGIVVEEGLHGSSVAGYVVDAIGKFLGQPVAGARILVTEDTSTVAGDSTTPAPLATPRDTGRRGTRP, from the coding sequence ATGAGCGCCTGGGAATCGTGGCAGCTCTCCGAGCGGGCCGGCCGCGCACAGGCTGTGCTCGCACTCATTTTCCTGATCCTCGGTGGCGCCTTCTTCAAGGCCCAGGTGGTGGACGGCGCCCAATTCCGGTTGGCGTCCGAGGGGAGTCGACTGCGTCCGATTCCACTGCCCGCGCCTCGCGGCGAGATCTTCGATCGCAACGGCTTGCTGATCGCCGAGAACGTGCCGGGGTACTCGATCCGATTGCTGGCCACGGGCGAAGACTCGTTGCGCTCGGTGCTCACCAGGTTGCGGGCCTTCGTCCCGGCGGACTCGGTCGACGTCGAGAAGGTCGTGCGGCGGTGGCGAAAGACGCCGTACGAGCCGGTGCTGGTGTTCGCCTCGGGCGAATTCGGGATTGTCTCCACGCTGGAAGAGCACCGCGCCGCGATTCCCGGCCTGGTGATCCAGGCGGAGCCGTCGCGTCGCTACCCTGACAGCACCGCGGTGGCGCACCTGGTCGGCTACGTGAGCGAGGTGAGTGAACGCGAGCTGGAGTCCGGCAATTTTCCCAACGCGCGTCAGGGAGAGGTCGTCGGCAAGAACGGGCTGGAAGTCGAGTACGACTCGATCCTGCGTGGGCGTCAGGGGATCCGCTACGTCGAGGTCACGGCGAAGGGGCGCACCATTCGCGACCGCGGCGTCAGCGGCTCGATCAGGCCGCAGGCCGGCGCCTCCCTCAAGACCACCATCGACCTTCCACTGCAGCGCTTCGTCGACTCGATGTGGCGCGCCGCCCTGCCGGGGAAGAACGGTGCGCTGTTGGCGATGACGCCGCAGGGGGAGATCCTCGCCTACATCTCCTTCCCGTCCTACGATCCGAACGACTTCGTCGGCGGGATCGACGCGCCGACCTATTCGTTGCTCGCGAACGACCCCAACCGACCACTCTTCGATCGGGTGATTCAGGCGACCTATCCGCCCGCCTCGCCGTGGAAGCTCGCGACGGCCGCGATGGGACTCCGCCGCGGCCTGGTGACGATGGACACGCACATGCGGACGTCATGCAACGGTGGCTTCCAGTTCGGCAACCGCAACTTTCGTTGTTGGAAGCGCGATGGCGGTCACGGCTCGCTGACGCTCGCCCAGGCGATCGCCACGTCGTGCGACGTCTATTTCTACCAGCTCGGCCTGATGCTCGATCGAGACCCGCTCCTCGATGACGGCGCCTCGATGGGCTTCGGTGAGCGGAGTGGCGTCGACCTCGAGCGTGAGAAGGCGGCAGGCTTTCCGACGGTCAAGAGTTACATCCGGAAGAGTGGTGGGACCAGCTGGTCGCGGGGGGAACTGCTCAACCTCGCCATCGGGCAGGGACGCAACGTGCAGACGCTGGTCGGCATGACCTCGTTCTACGCCGCGCTCGCGACGGATGGCGTGCGCCGCGCGCCCTTCATGGTCCGCCGCCGGACCGCGGCGAAGTCGTGGGATCTGGGCCTCAAGCCCGAGCAGTTGCAGGGTCTGCGCAGCGCCCTCGCCGCCGTTGTCGACATCGGGACCGCCGCCGCCTCGGGTGGGCGTGAACTGAAGGTCGCCGGGAAGACCGGCACCGGGCAGTTCCCGCCGCAGAAGGACCTCGGCTGGTTCATCGGTTATGCGCCGGCCGATGCGCCGAAGATCGTGGTGGGCATCGTCGTGGAGGAGGGGCTCCACGGATCATCGGTGGCGGGCTACGTCGTGGACGCGATCGGCAAGTTCCTCGGCCAGCCGGTTGCCGGTGCACGGATCCTGGTCACCGAGGACACCTCTACGGTGGCGGGTGACTCCACCACCCCGGCGCCGCTCGCGACGCCGCGCGACACCGGTCGTCGAGGCACGCGGCCATGA
- the rodA gene encoding rod shape-determining protein RodA — MIRDLDRPLLIVVFALALFGTLILYSAEQTDVAMRATGIWTRQLMWLGVGSIAAAFSYRMSFRILDWAAPWVYGLGLGLLVLTIVGLGSGGEGSAASTSSWLTIAGRRVGQPVELAKLATILMLARWLSARRDPPTTLRGLVAPITIALVPALLVLKQPDLGSAMVFAGILFIMLFWSGVAPSLLFLLVSPVVSLFLAWNTTLWSIWMVVVFLALLWIRPFIVESIFIFLANSAMGALAIVVWARLSPFQRNRILSFLNPEEYRRGPGYQAMQSKVAIGSGGWFGSGFTDGPLKRTGGIPEHWTDFVFAIVGEEFGFLGVTIALGLFLAFFFILVRIARRTADPYASLVVFGLIGLVLTHLFENVGMTISLMPITGIPLPFFSYGGSFLLALFLGLGMAFRAAAEARASGYVDS, encoded by the coding sequence ATGATTCGTGATCTCGATCGGCCGCTCCTGATCGTGGTGTTCGCCCTGGCGCTCTTCGGCACCCTGATCCTCTATTCGGCCGAGCAGACCGATGTGGCGATGCGCGCCACCGGGATCTGGACGCGCCAGCTGATGTGGCTTGGCGTCGGTTCCATCGCGGCCGCGTTCAGCTATCGGATGTCGTTTCGGATTCTCGACTGGGCCGCGCCGTGGGTCTACGGCCTCGGGCTGGGGTTGCTGGTGCTGACGATCGTGGGCCTCGGTTCCGGCGGCGAGGGATCGGCCGCGAGCACGAGCAGCTGGCTCACGATCGCCGGCCGGCGCGTCGGCCAGCCCGTCGAGCTCGCCAAGCTCGCGACCATCCTGATGCTGGCGCGGTGGCTCTCCGCCCGACGCGATCCGCCGACCACCCTGCGCGGCCTCGTCGCACCGATCACCATCGCCCTGGTCCCGGCACTCCTGGTGCTGAAGCAGCCGGACCTCGGCAGCGCCATGGTCTTCGCCGGCATCCTCTTCATCATGCTCTTCTGGTCCGGTGTGGCGCCGTCGCTGCTCTTCCTGCTGGTGTCGCCGGTCGTGTCGCTCTTTCTCGCGTGGAACACCACCCTCTGGAGTATCTGGATGGTGGTGGTCTTCCTGGCGCTGCTGTGGATCCGTCCCTTCATCGTCGAGTCGATCTTCATCTTTCTCGCCAACTCGGCGATGGGTGCGCTCGCCATTGTGGTCTGGGCCCGCCTCAGCCCCTTTCAGCGGAATCGGATTCTCTCGTTCCTGAATCCGGAGGAATACCGTCGCGGACCGGGGTATCAGGCGATGCAGAGCAAGGTGGCGATCGGCTCTGGTGGCTGGTTCGGGAGCGGCTTCACCGATGGCCCCCTGAAGCGAACCGGCGGGATCCCGGAGCACTGGACCGACTTCGTCTTCGCCATCGTCGGCGAGGAGTTCGGCTTCCTCGGGGTCACCATCGCGCTCGGCCTCTTTCTCGCCTTCTTCTTCATCCTGGTGCGGATCGCGCGACGAACCGCCGACCCCTACGCATCCTTGGTGGTATTCGGGTTGATCGGTTTGGTGCTGACCCATCTGTTCGAAAACGTCGGGATGACGATCTCGTTGATGCCGATCACCGGCATCCCGCTGCCCTTCTTTTCCTACGGGGGCTCCTTCCTCCTGGCCCTTTTTCTGGGGTTGGGGATGGCGTTCCGGGCGGCGGCGGAGGCCAGAGCGTCTGGCTATGTTGATTCATGA
- a CDS encoding acetyl-CoA carboxylase carboxyltransferase subunit beta has translation MAWFKKERKTRTATRERLEIPADAWEKCESCGHIDIREKFEKALNVCPECGTHKRFLAEEYIELLTDEGSWKELYPELQSVDPLTFEHYAERLVSARKKGGASDAIYTGMAKLEGHPLNLGVMNFRFMGGSMGSVVGEKIARLARRSAEKKIPMVLVCTSGGARMQEGALSLMQMAKTSAAIAQMKLAGIPYISILTDPTTGGVSASFAMQGDVILAEPAAVIGFAGQRVIKQTIGQDLPEGFQTAEFLLDKGQIDDVVPRASLRETTARLLRHMQGHRLRGTAA, from the coding sequence ATGGCGTGGTTCAAGAAGGAGCGCAAGACCAGAACCGCCACCAGGGAACGCCTGGAAATTCCGGCGGATGCCTGGGAGAAGTGCGAGTCCTGTGGGCATATAGATATCCGGGAGAAGTTCGAGAAGGCGCTCAACGTCTGTCCCGAGTGCGGGACACACAAGCGCTTCCTCGCCGAGGAATACATCGAGCTGCTGACGGACGAGGGCAGCTGGAAGGAACTGTACCCGGAGCTGCAGTCGGTCGACCCGCTGACGTTCGAGCATTATGCCGAGCGCCTCGTCAGCGCGCGCAAGAAGGGTGGGGCGTCGGATGCGATCTATACCGGGATGGCGAAGCTCGAAGGACATCCGCTGAATCTTGGCGTGATGAACTTCCGCTTCATGGGTGGCTCGATGGGCTCGGTCGTCGGGGAAAAGATCGCCCGTCTTGCCCGCCGCTCGGCCGAGAAGAAGATCCCGATGGTGCTGGTCTGTACCTCCGGCGGCGCGCGGATGCAGGAAGGCGCCCTGTCACTGATGCAGATGGCGAAGACGTCCGCCGCGATCGCGCAGATGAAGCTGGCTGGCATTCCGTACATCTCCATCCTGACGGATCCGACCACCGGCGGCGTCTCGGCGTCCTTCGCGATGCAGGGCGACGTGATCCTGGCCGAGCCGGCCGCGGTCATCGGCTTCGCCGGGCAGCGCGTGATCAAGCAGACGATCGGTCAGGACCTGCCGGAAGGGTTCCAGACGGCGGAGTTCCTCCTCGACAAGGGGCAGATCGACGACGTGGTCCCGCGCGCCTCCTTGCGCGAAACCACCGCACGCCTGCTCCGCCACATGCAGGGACACCGGCTTCGCGGCACTGCCGCCTGA
- a CDS encoding bifunctional folylpolyglutamate synthase/dihydrofolate synthase, translating into MGSDLVTMPYQDALDFLFPRTTQIKFGLDTTRALLDALGNPQRQYATIHVAGTNGKGSTASLIAEALGAAGFRVGLYTSPHLVSFRERIRVDGTPISEAAVAAWTALLQPTILASGATFFEATTAIAFADFAARGVEIAVVEVGLGGRLDSTNVLEPLVTVVTHIALDHQRYLGDTLEAIAAEKAGIAKPGVPFVVGDPDPAIVAMLVDAGTAAVQRAEPTATLPVVVVPSDARWEGPLGLVGPHQQRNAAVAQAALAALPPAFQVPSQAMAEAFSRTRVPGRLDRRGRWLFDVAHNPDGMRSLTAAMAELRLPGPVHGLVSILGDKAWPAMLVELDRAIDVGILTVAPSADTRRWDLGWLERWLADPERPAARARWRLIPDFREALRVVEQGAGTIVVTGSFHTVGDVMEARGVEVLG; encoded by the coding sequence ATGGGATCTGACCTCGTGACGATGCCGTATCAGGACGCGCTCGACTTTCTCTTCCCGCGCACGACCCAGATCAAGTTCGGGCTCGACACGACACGTGCGCTACTCGACGCGCTGGGGAATCCGCAGCGGCAATACGCCACGATCCACGTGGCGGGGACCAACGGGAAGGGAAGTACGGCCTCGTTGATCGCCGAGGCGCTCGGCGCCGCCGGCTTCCGGGTCGGGCTCTACACGTCGCCGCATCTCGTCTCGTTCCGGGAGCGCATCCGCGTCGATGGCACACCCATCAGCGAGGCCGCGGTGGCGGCATGGACGGCGTTGCTCCAGCCGACGATCCTGGCATCCGGCGCGACCTTCTTCGAAGCGACCACGGCCATTGCCTTCGCGGACTTTGCGGCACGCGGTGTCGAGATCGCCGTCGTCGAGGTCGGCCTGGGCGGCCGGCTCGACAGCACGAACGTCCTGGAGCCACTGGTCACTGTCGTCACGCACATCGCGCTGGACCACCAGCGCTACCTCGGCGACACCCTTGAGGCGATTGCGGCCGAAAAGGCCGGTATTGCCAAGCCGGGGGTGCCATTCGTCGTGGGCGACCCCGACCCGGCCATCGTGGCGATGCTTGTCGACGCCGGCACCGCCGCAGTCCAGCGCGCTGAACCAACCGCCACCCTGCCGGTGGTCGTGGTGCCGTCGGACGCACGTTGGGAGGGCCCCCTCGGGCTCGTCGGGCCCCACCAGCAACGCAACGCTGCCGTGGCGCAGGCGGCCCTCGCCGCCCTCCCGCCTGCCTTTCAGGTCCCGTCGCAGGCAATGGCCGAGGCCTTCTCTCGGACCCGCGTGCCAGGCCGCCTCGACCGTCGGGGCCGCTGGCTCTTCGACGTGGCCCACAATCCCGACGGGATGCGGTCCCTGACGGCCGCGATGGCGGAGCTCCGGCTGCCGGGGCCGGTCCACGGCCTGGTCTCGATTCTGGGCGACAAGGCGTGGCCGGCGATGCTCGTGGAGCTCGACCGGGCCATCGATGTGGGCATTCTGACCGTGGCCCCGAGCGCGGATACCCGTCGATGGGACCTCGGCTGGCTGGAACGCTGGCTGGCCGACCCGGAACGGCCGGCCGCCCGGGCGCGTTGGCGGCTGATCCCCGACTTCCGCGAGGCACTCCGGGTGGTGGAGCAGGGGGCCGGGACAATCGTGGTCACCGGGTCGTTCCACACCGTCGGGGACGTGATGGAGGCGCGGGGGGTGGAGGTGCTGGGGTGA
- a CDS encoding histidine--tRNA ligase, producing MTAKPLPGFRDFPPADFALRAHIFAAWRRVATRYGFEEYDGPPLETLELYTAKSGDEIVGQLYNFVDKGDRAVALRPEMTPTLARMVAERANGLKKPIRWFSIPQLFRYERQQRGRLREHFQLNCDLIGEAGPLADAEIIALAIDVMREFGLGSTDVKVRLSDRRALTALLRARGVTDAGMYEAYQFIDKLERMPPEEIEKRRAVPQAYAPATPDDLIAIASLRGLEKVEAAVTGLAGGSDAVAPLRATVDALTAMGLGDWIEIDFTIVRGIAYYTGTVFELFDAGRSLRAICGGGRYDTLLKNLGDVDLPALGFGMGDVVLGELLKDRGLRPTPPPAIDLFLVGVTPEDQPHLLGLAHELRDAGLRLEYVFGEAAVGRQLKLADARGARLAIVMGPDDRARGEVQLKDLVGKTQEAVAREALPARCRDLLFRMP from the coding sequence ATGACTGCGAAGCCCCTCCCCGGATTCCGCGATTTCCCGCCCGCCGATTTCGCCCTCCGGGCGCACATCTTCGCGGCCTGGCGGCGGGTGGCGACGCGGTACGGCTTCGAGGAGTATGACGGCCCGCCCCTCGAGACCCTCGAGCTCTATACCGCCAAGAGCGGCGACGAGATTGTCGGCCAGCTGTACAACTTCGTCGACAAGGGCGACCGTGCCGTCGCCCTGCGCCCCGAGATGACGCCGACGCTGGCCCGGATGGTGGCCGAGCGGGCCAACGGCCTCAAGAAGCCGATCCGCTGGTTCTCGATCCCGCAGCTGTTCCGCTACGAGCGGCAGCAACGCGGCCGGCTCCGGGAGCACTTCCAGCTCAACTGCGACCTGATCGGCGAGGCGGGCCCGCTCGCCGATGCCGAGATCATCGCGCTCGCCATCGACGTGATGCGCGAGTTTGGGCTCGGGTCGACGGACGTCAAGGTGCGCCTCTCGGATCGTCGGGCGCTCACGGCGCTGCTCCGCGCGCGCGGCGTGACCGACGCGGGGATGTACGAGGCGTACCAGTTCATCGACAAGCTCGAGCGGATGCCGCCCGAGGAGATCGAGAAGCGCCGTGCCGTCCCGCAAGCATACGCACCCGCGACGCCGGACGACCTGATCGCGATCGCGTCGCTGCGCGGGCTCGAGAAGGTGGAAGCGGCCGTCACCGGCCTCGCCGGTGGATCCGACGCCGTGGCGCCACTCCGCGCCACCGTCGACGCGTTGACGGCGATGGGGCTCGGCGACTGGATCGAGATTGACTTCACCATCGTGCGCGGCATCGCCTACTACACCGGCACGGTGTTCGAGCTGTTCGATGCGGGGCGCTCCCTCCGGGCCATCTGCGGTGGCGGGCGCTACGACACGCTGCTCAAGAATCTCGGCGACGTGGATCTCCCGGCCCTCGGCTTCGGCATGGGCGACGTGGTGCTCGGCGAGTTGTTGAAGGACCGCGGACTGCGCCCGACACCGCCGCCGGCGATCGACCTCTTCCTGGTCGGCGTCACGCCGGAGGATCAGCCGCACCTGTTGGGGCTGGCCCACGAACTCCGTGACGCGGGACTCCGGCTCGAGTATGTCTTTGGCGAAGCGGCCGTCGGCCGTCAGCTCAAGCTGGCCGATGCGCGTGGCGCGCGGCTGGCAATCGTGATGGGCCCCGATGACCGGGCCCGCGGCGAGGTCCAGCTGAAGGACCTCGTCGGCAAGACGCAGGAGGCCGTGGCGCGCGAGGCGCTGCCGGCCCGTTGTCGTGATCTCCTTTTCCGGATGCCCTGA
- a CDS encoding proline--tRNA ligase: MADNKALTPRAQDFSAWYNDLIMKAELADYSPVRGCMVIRPNGYAIWEQMQRALDDAFKATGHQNAYFPLFIPQSFLSKEAEHVEGFAPELAVVTHGGGKELEEPLVVRPTSETIIYAMFSKWIQSWRDLPLLINQWANVVRWEMRTRLFLRTTEFLWQEGHTAHATEAEAEEETLMILGLYRRFMEEWMAMPVITGRKTDAEKFAGALRTYSCEALMQDNKALQAGTSHNLGQNFAKAFDVTFQTPEGGLDHVWNTSWGVSTRLVGGLIMTHGDDTGMVCPPRLAQWQVVIVPIWRKDEERDATFAATAALQAELRAAGIRVTTDLRDMKPGAKYYEWEARGTPFRLELGPRDLAAGTVMLARRLGGKEPIPMAGLAERLQQEMAAMQQQLLETAVARREAASLRGPKSKEEFIAFLEGNGGFVYAGFCGDPAVEAEIKEQTKATIRCLPDAEFRSPVAPTTCIWTGRPAVVEALFARAY, from the coding sequence ATGGCTGACAACAAAGCGCTGACTCCCCGGGCCCAGGACTTCTCCGCCTGGTACAACGACCTCATCATGAAGGCCGAGCTCGCCGACTACAGTCCGGTGCGCGGCTGCATGGTCATCCGGCCGAACGGCTACGCGATCTGGGAACAGATGCAGCGAGCCCTCGATGACGCCTTCAAGGCGACCGGGCACCAGAACGCCTACTTCCCGCTCTTCATTCCGCAGAGCTTCCTGTCGAAGGAAGCGGAGCACGTCGAGGGCTTCGCGCCCGAGCTCGCGGTGGTCACCCACGGCGGCGGCAAGGAGCTCGAGGAGCCGCTGGTGGTGCGTCCGACCTCCGAGACGATCATCTACGCGATGTTCTCGAAGTGGATCCAGAGCTGGCGCGATCTGCCGCTGCTCATCAACCAGTGGGCCAACGTCGTGCGCTGGGAGATGCGCACGCGCCTCTTCCTGCGCACGACCGAGTTCCTCTGGCAGGAAGGGCACACGGCGCACGCGACCGAGGCGGAGGCGGAGGAGGAGACGTTGATGATCCTCGGCCTCTACCGCCGCTTCATGGAAGAGTGGATGGCGATGCCGGTGATCACCGGCCGGAAGACCGACGCCGAGAAGTTCGCCGGCGCGCTGCGCACCTACTCGTGCGAAGCGCTGATGCAGGACAACAAGGCGCTGCAGGCCGGCACGTCGCACAACCTCGGGCAGAATTTCGCCAAGGCGTTCGACGTCACGTTCCAGACGCCGGAAGGCGGCCTGGATCACGTCTGGAACACCTCGTGGGGTGTGTCGACCCGACTGGTCGGCGGCCTGATCATGACCCACGGTGATGACACCGGCATGGTCTGCCCTCCGCGACTGGCGCAGTGGCAAGTGGTGATCGTCCCGATCTGGCGGAAGGACGAGGAGCGCGACGCGACGTTTGCGGCGACCGCGGCGTTGCAGGCCGAGCTTCGTGCGGCCGGGATCCGCGTGACGACCGACCTGCGCGACATGAAGCCGGGGGCCAAGTACTACGAGTGGGAAGCGCGCGGCACGCCGTTCCGGCTCGAGCTCGGCCCGCGCGACCTCGCGGCCGGCACGGTGATGCTCGCCCGGCGGCTCGGTGGCAAGGAGCCGATCCCGATGGCGGGCCTGGCCGAGCGGCTGCAGCAGGAGATGGCGGCGATGCAGCAGCAGTTGCTCGAGACCGCCGTTGCCCGGCGCGAGGCGGCGTCGCTCCGTGGCCCGAAATCGAAGGAAGAGTTCATTGCCTTCCTGGAAGGGAACGGCGGCTTCGTGTACGCCGGCTTCTGCGGCGACCCGGCGGTCGAGGCCGAGATCAAGGAGCAGACCAAGGCGACGATCCGCTGCTTGCCCGATGCCGAATTCCGGTCGCCCGTGGCGCCGACGACCTGCATCTGGACCGGACGGCCGGCGGTCGTCGAGGCACTCTTCGCGAGGGCGTATTGA
- the lysA gene encoding diaminopimelate decarboxylase, with translation MAGVPLPLIAEQYGTPTYCYDAATIRAQYRRLDDAFGDLPHRICYAVKANSNLAILTLLARLGAGADIVSGGEMLRALAAGFAPEDIVFSGVGKTDDELLAAIAAGIGHVNVESLAELRRLAMFADLRGATVTVGIRVNPDVTVDTHPYISTGKGGLKFGIPVDQLPEALEVIDASTGLRLNALAMHLGSQLLATAPYEAGVSRMLELLAQVRAAGHAPEVLDIGGGLGILYRDEEPLDPAEWVNTLAPALASSGCAIHVEPGRFLVGSSGVLLTKAIYRKHSGGREILVVDAAMNDLMRPALYKAWHEIVPVDTIAGEPLLTDIVGPICESGDFLALERPLAPVAGGQLLAVLGAGAYGFSMSSNYNTRARAAEVLVDDGRWAVIRPRERLTDLFRDEIADPFADESP, from the coding sequence ATGGCCGGCGTCCCGTTGCCGTTGATCGCCGAGCAGTACGGCACGCCGACCTACTGCTACGACGCGGCGACCATCCGCGCGCAGTATCGCCGACTCGATGACGCCTTCGGCGACTTGCCGCACCGCATCTGTTACGCGGTCAAGGCCAACTCCAATCTCGCCATCCTCACGCTGCTCGCCCGGCTCGGTGCCGGGGCGGACATCGTGTCGGGTGGCGAGATGCTGCGCGCCCTGGCGGCCGGCTTCGCCCCCGAGGATATCGTATTCAGCGGGGTGGGGAAGACCGACGACGAACTGCTCGCGGCGATCGCGGCCGGAATCGGCCACGTCAACGTCGAATCGCTCGCCGAGTTGCGGCGGCTGGCGATGTTTGCCGATCTGCGCGGCGCGACGGTGACCGTCGGCATTCGCGTGAACCCCGATGTCACGGTCGACACGCACCCCTACATCTCGACGGGGAAGGGCGGCCTCAAGTTCGGCATCCCGGTCGACCAGCTCCCCGAGGCGCTCGAGGTGATCGACGCGTCGACCGGACTCCGCCTCAACGCCTTGGCGATGCATCTCGGCTCACAGTTGCTGGCCACGGCACCCTACGAGGCCGGCGTCAGTCGCATGCTCGAATTGCTGGCACAGGTGCGCGCCGCGGGCCATGCGCCCGAGGTGCTCGACATCGGCGGCGGGCTCGGCATTCTCTACCGCGACGAGGAGCCGCTCGATCCCGCCGAATGGGTGAACACCCTCGCGCCGGCGCTCGCCAGCAGCGGCTGCGCCATCCATGTCGAGCCGGGGCGCTTCCTCGTGGGAAGTTCCGGTGTGCTGTTGACCAAGGCGATCTATCGCAAGCACTCGGGCGGCCGCGAAATTCTCGTCGTCGATGCGGCGATGAATGACTTGATGCGCCCGGCACTCTACAAGGCATGGCACGAGATCGTCCCGGTCGACACGATCGCGGGCGAGCCGCTGCTCACGGACATCGTCGGCCCGATCTGCGAGAGCGGCGACTTCCTCGCGCTCGAGCGGCCGCTGGCGCCGGTGGCCGGGGGGCAGCTCCTCGCCGTCCTCGGTGCCGGCGCCTACGGCTTCAGCATGAGCTCCAACTACAACACCCGCGCACGGGCCGCGGAGGTGCTGGTGGACGACGGCCGGTGGGCCGTGATCCGCCCGCGCGAGCGCCTGACCGATCTCTTTCGCGACGAGATCGCCGACCCCTTCGCCGACGAGTCCCCGTGA
- the guaA gene encoding glutamine-hydrolyzing GMP synthase, translating into MNHPAGVLIIDFGSQYTQLIARRVREQRVYCEIHPPSRTIDWIREWQPQGIILSGGPNSVYGDGVPTADPALLELGIPIFGVCYGMQLLAHLSGGSVVRASRREYGRADVTIGDGDLFAGFVVGATTPVWMSHGDHVDEAPPGWRVTASSENSPVAAIQHLSKPLFAVQFHPEVAHTPRGGEILSNFLFGICGCSPDWTSEHFVESEVARIRELVGPDTRVICGLSGGVDSSVAAALVHRAIGDRLTCIFVDHGMLRLNERAQVERTFRSHLGIDLRTIDATDLFLGDLAGITDPETKRKRIGHRFIDVFEQAAKDVDGNVGFLVQGTLYPDVIESFSPTGGPSVTIKTHHNVGGLPERLPFKLIEPLRELFKDEVRQVGRELGLPEEMVGRHPFPGPGLAIRILGEITRPQLDLLRQADAIYIEEIRAAGLYDQIWQAFAVLLPIRSVGVTGDERSYDQVIGLRAVTSRDGMTADWFPFPPDVLGQISSRISNEVAGVGRVVYDVSSKPPATIEWE; encoded by the coding sequence GTGAATCACCCTGCTGGCGTCCTGATCATCGACTTCGGTTCCCAGTACACGCAGCTCATTGCCCGCCGCGTGCGCGAGCAGCGCGTCTACTGCGAGATCCATCCGCCATCGCGCACCATCGACTGGATCCGCGAATGGCAACCGCAGGGGATCATCCTCTCGGGTGGGCCGAACTCGGTGTATGGCGATGGCGTGCCGACCGCCGATCCGGCGCTCCTCGAGCTCGGCATCCCGATCTTCGGCGTCTGTTACGGCATGCAGTTGCTCGCGCACCTCTCCGGGGGAAGCGTCGTGCGTGCATCGCGTCGGGAGTACGGCCGGGCCGATGTCACCATCGGCGATGGTGACCTCTTTGCGGGTTTCGTGGTTGGGGCGACGACGCCCGTCTGGATGAGCCACGGCGACCATGTCGACGAGGCCCCGCCGGGATGGCGGGTGACGGCGTCCAGCGAGAACTCGCCGGTCGCGGCGATTCAACACCTGAGCAAGCCGCTCTTCGCGGTGCAGTTCCACCCCGAGGTGGCGCACACCCCGCGGGGTGGGGAAATCCTCAGCAACTTCCTCTTCGGCATTTGCGGATGCAGTCCGGACTGGACCTCGGAGCATTTCGTCGAATCCGAGGTGGCGCGGATCCGCGAGCTGGTGGGGCCAGACACCCGCGTGATCTGCGGTCTCTCGGGTGGCGTCGATTCGTCCGTGGCGGCCGCGCTGGTGCACCGCGCCATCGGCGACCGCCTCACCTGCATCTTCGTCGATCACGGGATGCTCCGCCTCAACGAGCGTGCCCAGGTCGAGCGCACTTTCCGCAGTCATCTCGGCATCGATCTCCGCACCATTGATGCGACCGACCTCTTTCTGGGCGATCTGGCCGGCATCACCGATCCGGAAACGAAGCGGAAGCGGATCGGGCACCGCTTCATTGACGTCTTCGAGCAGGCCGCCAAGGATGTCGACGGCAACGTCGGCTTCCTGGTGCAGGGGACGCTCTATCCCGACGTGATCGAGTCGTTCTCGCCAACCGGTGGGCCGTCCGTCACGATCAAGACGCACCACAACGTCGGCGGCTTGCCCGAGCGGCTGCCGTTCAAGTTGATCGAGCCACTCCGCGAGTTGTTCAAGGATGAAGTGCGGCAGGTGGGTCGCGAGCTCGGACTCCCGGAGGAGATGGTCGGCCGGCATCCGTTCCCGGGGCCCGGCCTCGCCATCCGCATCCTCGGCGAGATCACCCGGCCACAGCTCGATCTGCTGCGTCAGGCCGATGCGATCTACATCGAGGAGATCCGCGCGGCGGGCTTGTACGATCAGATCTGGCAGGCTTTCGCGGTGCTGCTGCCGATTCGCTCCGTCGGCGTCACGGGCGACGAGCGCAGCTATGATCAGGTGATCGGGCTCCGCGCGGTGACCTCACGCGACGGGATGACGGCGGATTGGTTCCCGTTCCCGCCCGACGTCCTCGGGCAGATCAGCAGTCGAATCTCGAACGAAGTGGCCGGCGTCGGGCGGGTGGTCTACGACGTGAGCAGCAAGCCGCCGGCGACGATTGAGTGGGAGTAG